The Cuculus canorus isolate bCucCan1 chromosome 5, bCucCan1.pri, whole genome shotgun sequence DNA segment ctgacctgtcactgcactagATGTTTAGGATTTTGGTTCAGTATAGAGTGGGTGGCTGccacaggactgtgctcaggaaagctcgctggtgatttgggaacattcaccaatagCAGCTAAGGGGgacgtgctagcccagaatgctgctgttcGTTAACTCTTTCTCCCGATATCACTTTCGTTGCCGATtgcaaatcgccaatagaagaacactgcactatagattcttcatctgtgtttcccctgttcactgcaaaacctttctacCTAACGGActatgggaagttgcttgtttccctGAAAGCTCCATGAGAATCTATCGGCAATAGAATACccttgttcactgcaaaatctttctgcctaaGCAGCCGTGGGAAgtttcttgtttcctagaaagctgtatgagaatcagatctcttggtgaactgtcactgcattctatgtttaggattctgcttaagtatagattgcGTAGCTTCGgtaggaatgtgctcaggaaagctctctGGTAAATTGGGAACTTTCGGCAACAGCTGCTAAGGGGAATGTTCTAATCgagaaggctgctgctgtttagctctCTGTCCATGGTGTGCTTTCATTGCAATATGCAAATCGCTAATATAAGATCACTGCACTATagattcttcttctgtgattcccctgatcacagcaaaacgtttctgcctaaccaaccgttgaagttgcttgttttgctgtgatcaggctatgtttaggattctgcttaagtatagattgcGTAGCTTCGgtaggaatgtgctcaggaaagctctctGGTAAATTGGGAACTTTCGGCAACAGCCGCTAAGGGGAACGTTGTAACCGAGAACGCTCTTGCTGTTTAGCTTTCTGTCCCTGGTTTGCTATTATTGCATTATGCTAATCGCCAGTAGAAGAACACTGCAGTAGAGATTATTCATCTTTGATTCCCCTGATCACAGCCAAgcctttctgcctaaccaaccatttgaattttcttgtttcctagaCAGTTGTATGAGAATcggatctcttgctgaactgtcactgctcTAGAATTTTAGGATTCTACTTCAGTATAGATTGGgagctgcgacaggaatgtgctcaggaaagctcgctggtgattTGGGAACATTCGCCAATAGctgctaaggggaacgtgctaaCTCAGAAcgctgctgctgtttagctctCTGTCCCGGGTTTGCTATCATTGCATTATGCTAATagccaatagaagaacactgcactatagattcttcatctgtgattcccctaaTTACAGCCAAAACTTTCTGCTTAACCAACCGTAGGATgtttcttgtttcctagaaagatgcctgagaatcagatctcttactgaactgtcactgcactagaTGTTTAGGATTCTTCTTCAGTAgagattgggcagctgcgacaggtatcggctcaggaaagctcgctggcTAATTGGAAACATTCGCCAATAGCTGCAAAGGGGTACGTGCTAACCCAGAACGGTGCTGCTGTTTAGCTCTCTGTTCCGAGTGAGCTTTCATTGCATTATgaaatcgccaatagaagaatactgcactatagattcttcatctgtgatttgccttttcacagcaaaatcttcTGCTTAACTAACcgtttgaagttgcttgtttcctagacagctgcatgagaatcggatctcttgctgacctgtcactgcactagatgtttaggattctgcttcagtatagattgggctgctgcgacaggaatgtgctcaggaaagctcgctggtgaattgggaacattcacgAATAGCAGCTAAGGGGgacgtgctagcccagaatgctgctgttcGTTAACTCTTTGTCCCGATATCAGTTTCGTTGCCGATTGCAAATCGCCAGTAGAAGAAAATTGCACTACAGAATCTTCACCTGTGATTCCCTtgttcaccccaaaacctttctgcctaagcaaccttttgattttgtttcccAGACAGCTGCAGTAGCATCGGATCTCTTGGTGACCTGTCACTGCAGtagatgtttaggattctgTTTCCTAGAGAgatgcctgagaatcagatctgtTGCTTAACTGTCACTGCACTGTATGTACAAGAGTGTGCTTACTTATAGATTGGGGAGATGCGACAAGAAAGTGCTCATAAAGGCCTTTGTTGAATTAGAAAAGTTAACCAATTGCAGCCCAGAATGCTCCTTCTGGTTAGCTgtttgtcccgggagcgcttttaTTACCAACTGCAAATCGCCACTAGAAGgagactgtactatagattcttcatctgtgatttctcTGTTCACTAGAAAAACTTTCTGCTTAAGCAACCgagggaagttgcttgttttctagaaagctgcatgagaattGGATCTTTTGCTGACATGTCACTGCACTggatgtttaggattctgcttaagcATAGATTGGGgagctgcgacaggaatgtgctcaggaaagctcgctggtgaataTGGAGCATTCACCAATAATAGCTAAGGGGAACGGactagcccagaatgctgcttgTATTCTAGGTCACTAAGACTTTCAGATTGTTGATGTTGGTGGTGGCAACATCACCACCAGTGGTGACtattgcttgtttttattttccaataaaCATATGGATACACGAGACATCTGTATTTACATGGGCATGAACATACTTTCATGTTGCTGACATCTATTTCTGTAAATTGACCTTCCATTCAAAGGTGCAGTTGCATATGCccattctttctctttaaaataagcTATTATTAATCCATGTAAAAAATATGGAGCATCAAAAATGAATTATCACAACAGATAACTGGTATCTGAGCATGTTTTCCTCTCCATTACTCATGGAAGCTATTAGGACCAATTTGGAGGAAAGATACAGTCATAATTAACTTGACATTAACTGCACTGTATTAGTGGATTTACTAGACATAATATCTACGTTTCCTCAACATTTTCAGGCATGGAGTCCTAGATCAAGATTTTCCTTACCACAGGTgctgtttaaaaacagattcAGAATGTGTCTTTGGTTGAGATAAATGATCAGATTGCCATGAAGTGAACACTTATGTCTCCTACTGACAGAGGAtacctttgttttctgctatCTTGCACAAAGCTTCAACCCATAATTGGTTTTGTGACAAACACAACAAACAAGCAGAATGTGGCCAGAGAGGTGACATGTGAAGTGTTTTTCAGAGCTATATCTTAAATTACAGTATGATCATGAGAACAATTAGTCTACTGTCAATTATGCTAGCTATGTCTTCTAGCAATGAATTCAGTTATCACTACCCTTTATAAATAACTGatgttttttatctttaaatgtatttcttgccTTCTTGGTACTGTATGGTACATGGTCTTCCTCATTAAAACCCAGCCAACCCACAAGACAGAGAAATTACCACAGAGGTCAAGTATCAGTTAATCTTCCAGAATATCCCTTCATATGAATAAAGATGCAACATACACTACACAGTttaattaagtttattttttaaaatcctgtcAGAAATATAGCTGCGCAGTAATTATGGAATATATTAAACAATCTATCCAAGGGAACAGGAATACTTTCATTCTGTTCAAATGCAAACCAATACAAACCTTTAACACTGACCCCAAAATAATCTTTTGCATCCATCATCATGTATTTGATGTGAAAGCATctctaaataaaaacagaaaggcCACCCTGATTTTATCTTATTAGCAAATTTAATGCCTTGATAGCAAGAATGACCAGGCATATCACGAGACCACTTAAACAAGCCTATACATCTCACATTATCCGAGCTCTCAcatttacattacattacatacCAAcatttttagtaaaataattttccctgcCCTGCAGGGGAAGACACTTggaggcaaaaagaaaataaatttgcaatATATTAATTGGAAAACTTGTGCCACAGCAGctttataaatatacatactAAGAGTGGCTGACTTCAAACACATTCAAGACAACATAAATTTGTAAGAGAAGCTAAGTGACTTTCTAAACCACCCTGGGATCCAGTAATGCTGCAAAGCATCAAGGTTTACAGAATTTAAGAATCCTATTCCTGAAGAAATTACGCAGTAATCTGGTTAAAACCCCATATTTCTTCATGTTTGTTTTAGAGACCACTCTTGACACTGCATACCTTTCTGCTTCCATTTAAGTAGTTCTAGCAATTGTACCTCAATCCAACACAGTAAAACAATTTCTCAAAAGAAACGATCAGATTTGgataaaggagaaaagaaaaaaggctctTTCGGTGATAATATAGACTGAATCTCCTTGTGCTAACCTGACAAAAGTTTGAAAAAAGATAATATTCATGAATACTATACATCGAGCTGCTAGCTAATGGAAGAACGTATGAGTCTACGTTGTTGAAGATGACGTTcttatttgaaagagaaagctctgcAGCTACAGTTAAAATAAAGAGTAGCTTGGATGttgagggaagaaaagggaaaatggaacAAGTAGATGAATAAACATTTTAACAATAACTTTTCACGACAGAAAGATTTAACTGATACTTAGCAAATTAGCTGTGAAAGTTTTCCATGTAAAACTCAGGCATTACAGTAACTTAGCATCAGAGTTTACTttgtaatattaaaatacagaaccAGTAGAATAGCAGCAGAGAATAAAGAATTTATATTACTGTGGCCAATACAGTATGATACATGCAGTAACTTTCTATTGGTTTGTGTTGTACAGTGTTAACCTGAATCATTTAAACTCCTGAACCTTCACCAAACTGAGTTTTCTCAAAAGTAGAACAGATATAGCAGATACGGTTCAAAGCAAAAATTCATTCCATAATGCAAAgcttcaaaaggaaagaatgcaTTAATGTGGTTACTGGGTCTTGGGTATAAGCTATTAGAAGGCATACTAAGGACACTGTTGTTAATTTCACTGTGGTTGAGAAAGGAACTGTGGCAGGAAGAAGCTTCCAAATTACAAGCATTTCTTCTGCCaccccccaccaaaaaaaaaaaaaaaagaaaagagaagggtaCTCTTCGAACATCTTGGAAAAACATGAAGACTAACAGAGCTTGAAAATTATTGGAGAACCAGAATTACAGTGCCTGCTCTATATAATGGGCCTGGGCACTGTCACGTACATTAAAAGCTCCTGGTTAAGAATGGTTTAACTACTTGGAATGCTCTAACTGAAGACACTCTGAAACAATTCAGCTAATAGGATGAGATTATTCAGTCTAAAAACTACTTGAGGCTAAaaaaggcaggttttttttctcttcctgttttgaGCAATATATGCTCATCTGTCCTCTAAAGACATAGAATACACTAAACAAGTCACAGACTGACTGCATTTGCCAGGAAGTTCATGTTTCAGTAGCGACAATACTCCACTGAACACAATCCCTCTTCAACTAGTACACTCtatctgcaaaataaattttactcaTCTGGATTTGATGAACAAAGTTGTAGGCTGGAATTTTTTAATCTCATGCAGGCAGGCAGAGTAGCCTCCCAAATCAATATACTATAGTAGTCTTTCATTAACTTTGTATATACTAAGCATATGCGCTTTCTCCACTGAAGATGACTATGGGATTGCTTTGCTGAGGCCAATATTAATAGTTGGAATactctttgatattttttgagTTGCAGTGTCTCAAGCTTTTAGGTTGTTTCACTAGCCTGGAGAAATACACACATGCTTATGTATGGCTTAGTTCTTTCTTTGGTGTCAGTTGGTATACTTAAATTATGGGGTgaaaaaaccttttctttcctccttttaaaGCCAAGATTCAGAACTTCAAACACCACGACAAGTTAACATTTTTAGCACTAGCTTTGACTAGTCAAAACTAACATATATATGGAAGAATCAGTATAGAAAACAATAATACATGCAACTTTAGGAAGCTCATGAATTCTTGACAAAGTGGATCTAGTGTTTGGTAAATTAATAACTATGAGAGCcagaattttttcctaaggaCAAACAGGATTGCAATTTTTCCTCACGCTGTCTAATTAAtagttttttcttcccctccaaaGTGTTGAGGGTGGCCCAGCTCCTGTTGCCTAATAGGACAAGAAATACCCACAACAGCTGGATGTTGATATGGCCAGGTCTCCACTCAGAAGTCGTAGGAGACAACATAGGTCATACATCACACAGAACATCAAGAGAAGACTCAAAGAGATGGAGGTCACAATTTCAGCTTTGGAAGAACTTCATGTTTCAACAAGAGTAAAACAAATCCTGCATTATCCTATCTAGTCAGTACATCCCTTTGCTCATGTATCCACTCACAATCTGAAAAATGTCTAGCACTAGGAGGAGATGCTAGCAGTGCAAAAGTCAAGTGCTACACTTTATCTCTCTGGTGACGGTGATTGACATTCTGCATCCAGTGCACAGACTTGGAAAAAGATTTatcaaaataaagataattgGGGGGGCACTTTCAGACAccattacaaatatttcttcagtgaacTCAGCTTAGAGTCATTTATCCTTCTCAACAACACTACCACATCTCTAAGAAAATCTAGTGTCAACTCTACATCAACATGCAACTTCCTGAAGCTAACTCTGAAGCAGGGAAGAGTCAAAGCATACCCTGACCTCAGGTGATGTGACCAAAGTCTTAACCTGGCTTTgaatttcaaaagcagcataGCCAATTCAAAACTGTAGATAAGTCGCAACTTTCCCAATctctgtgaaaaacaaacagaacccCTCTTATCTTTATTAATTTAGCTATTTCCTGGCTACAGTATCTATTCTAAGGCTCTGAGGTGAAAAGATTTACTGGGCTTTTCTGATATGACATATGTTTTCGCGAACTGAGACATACAGGTACTTCAATAGGATACTCCTGTAGGTAGTTTTATTTAACAATGCTTCATTTGGTTAGCTTACTACAGAACCAGCTTATTACTTTAATAGAGAACAACATCGAATATGTCAACACATGACCTCATACAGAAAAAAGTATACCAGCAACAACAAAGTTCCATTCAGGTGAAGATCAGCTATGTTGCCAACTATGATCTTTTACAAAAGCACCCTATATGGATGATGAAGCACACTTGCAAGCTATGGTGGAAGAACATGACTAGTGGCTCCATTCCTTTGGTTAAGACTTACAGACTACATAGCTCCATCAGTGCTGCGAGCTTGAAATCCTTCTCTGCGGAGACTGTTTAAATCTAGACGTGTTAGAACTTCACAGCGCACCAGAAGGGTATCATCCTTTATGAAGGTCCTTTGTTTCAAGGTTTGCAGATGCATGAAAGTCACATAACCAAAACCTTTTGGATTGCGGTGAATTGTTGGTCTCTGGAAGGCTAGTAATTCTGGCTTGGCTTCCATTACTTCTTCATGATTCTGCCTTTCAGGGCCTTCTGACTGATCCAAAATAGAAAGTCGTATAGTGCCTTGGAAGGGCCAGGGCAGATGGCTGTCATATTCTCCTTGCATAGTGTGGACAAACAGAGATATGAAATTAGCACAACGCTGAGCATTTGGCAATTGGATATGCAGACGCAAGCACAGCTTGTAGCCAGGCTTTCCAGTATAGAAGCCAGGACTGTGCATCACAACAGgtctctcttcttcctgggcTTTCTGAAGTCCACTGAAGTTCTCAATCTTCCAGATATAAATACCGTTAGATTGCTGCGCTTCCATTTCAGTAATCTTTTCCTCTAAATTTCGGATAGTACGTTTGAGTTCTGCAACATGAGTGTTCTGAGTCTCCATTTTAGCGATGAGTTCTCTGATTTGGTGATCTTGTCTTACCAGACGACCTTCCAATTGCTGAATAGTTTCTTTGAAGTTTTCAACTTCTGGATTACAATCATATGCAGTATGTGAGACGTGTGAGAAGAGGGCAGGATCAAAGGGTAGGCCACTGATGAAGGGTACAGGATTTGTAGCAGTAACACTGATATTCTGAAAACTCTGAGCCATCATTCTCATGTGAACCTGAGTGAACTCTTGCATATGTCGTGCCAGTTCCTTCCTTTGCATCTAGAATTTAAGAGATACAGGATTAGGAACATATCAAAAGTATCTGCAACTAAAAATGTCGCTctgaataaaaccaaaccactaGTTGCTTCTGTTAGGTGAGAAAAATTAGAAGGTAATCAAGGACAGGTAACAAAGTAGCACTTCACCAAGGGAGGGCTCCAAATTTAAGATCACTGttacaataaatgaaaaaagttaaaatgcaAATGGGCAAATACTGTTCAACTTGGAATAGTGACATGGTGAAAATGTGTTAGTGATAAACATCTAGTATTTTTCTATGTTGTAAGTCAGCATTGTATTCCCCTTCATCCATTTCCTAAAACGCTCCAAAGTATCAAATACAAAGATGTATTAAAACTGATTTGGAAATAATGAAGGGAAAAGGTCcatttttataaaaagttaTTAAAGAACCAGAAATAAGAATAtcccaaataaataattttagaatTTAATCAAATTTAAAGCACcatcaggttttcttttcagtgaacTCTAAGAGCTATAACTGTATTTGGTCACAATTTGGAAGAAATGCTAGAAGGTATTTTATTGACATGCAAACTGAGAAAACACTAACAGATTAATGAAAGCAAGTTCATCAAGCAAATAATTGACAGCCTGTTTTAGAATTaagaaaagtcaaaacaaaaaaaaccccacaaatcaTTGAGGATTTGGGCCAGTGAATGAGACAcgaacaggaaaacaaattaaaaaaacccaaacaaaattaTACAGATGGTCTGCAATTCATTATTCCAATAAAAGGCTTACCTTTTCAGGACATCCGAAGGCACTGTAAAAACATGGCACTGGGGCAGTAGGACAATCATTGTTATAGTGGTTAGGCATCTAAACCAAAtcagatttaaaattaatttttccatcaagaaatatttttataatatccTAAAATAGTACAGCTGGAGAGACTCTGAATAGGTACTGGAACTCAGATCAGTTTATAcctatgtattttttcaaagaaacatggaagttttgaagaaaaatgttagctGATTATAAAAATTCTATATCCTCTTTATATGTACTTTAACAATTCATTGCCTTTGTTCTTATGTTAGGCATCAGAAAGCATTCAGATTTTCTTGCTAGAACAAATGCCTTTTGTTTCTAGCCTATCCTTCAAGCTACATCACAGTTCATTTCCTCCACTTCTGAAGCATAACTCGTATATACTTGTGTCTCTCTTGATTATTTTATTCCTCCAAAAGCTCAAATTACTTCAATTTTTCTTATGGCTTATGTTTTCCGGACCCATTTAAATCACTGCCTTGGATGTTCTCTATCCATCCCCACCTCAAAAGCTGGACAGGTTTAGCTAAGGCCTTTCAAACCCTAAAACAGTAAAGTATAATTCTGATTTCAGCGGCAACATATCTGTTTATACAAGCCAGTATGTTTGCCTTCTTTAAGTATCTTGATGAATTCGGACACCAGAGTAATACAGATCAGCCATTAATTCTAAACCATTATCTCATTTAGCATTCTGTTCCCTATTTTTGCAGTTCATTATTCCACCTAACAAGACTTTTGTCTTTACTGAACTCAATCCTGTTTTTTCAGAGTATTTCTTCAA contains these protein-coding regions:
- the TRAF6 gene encoding TNF receptor-associated factor 6, whose amino-acid sequence is MSLLYSGNSCGAQDAESGCCAAMASACSAGAKEDSVTVSSGTGNPPSSFTEETQGYDVEFDPPLESKYECPICLMALREAVQTPCGHRFCKGCIVKSIRDAGHKCPVDNEILLENQLFPDNFAKREILSLIVKCPNKGCSLKMELRHLEDHQLQCDFSTVECPQCQGAFQKNHLKEHMMQECPRRQVCCPNCATAMAYEDRELHDQTCPLANVFCEYCNTVFIREQMPNHYNNDCPTAPVPCFYSAFGCPEKMQRKELARHMQEFTQVHMRMMAQSFQNISVTATNPVPFISGLPFDPALFSHVSHTAYDCNPEVENFKETIQQLEGRLVRQDHQIRELIAKMETQNTHVAELKRTIRNLEEKITEMEAQQSNGIYIWKIENFSGLQKAQEEERPVVMHSPGFYTGKPGYKLCLRLHIQLPNAQRCANFISLFVHTMQGEYDSHLPWPFQGTIRLSILDQSEGPERQNHEEVMEAKPELLAFQRPTIHRNPKGFGYVTFMHLQTLKQRTFIKDDTLLVRCEVLTRLDLNSLRREGFQARSTDGAM